A window of the Paraburkholderia sp. ZP32-5 genome harbors these coding sequences:
- a CDS encoding efflux transporter outer membrane subunit: MAKSGFAAALLPCVAVLSACSLAPDYHVPAMPIAAQYKTLGPWTNAKPADQIDRNGWWTMYGDPQLDDLEARLLASNTDLRAAYDHYREAQAFVAQVQSELYPTVTASAVPLRQRQSDTAPLRGNGPSNYNSITLGATVKYDVDLWGRVRDSVGAGKDEAQATKADLASVRLSLEVQLADSYIRLRGLDQQTALLNDTVAAYTKALRLTQTLHDSGIVSGLDVSRARTQLSSTQSQLSQNLAQRALLEHAIAVLVGASASTFSLPQQTANLALPAIPTGVPSTLLQRRPDVAAAERRVAEANAKIGVARAAYFPDIVLGVTGGVESAAYAGLISAPNTFWAIGPQLVQYLFDGGYRRATLDSAKAATDEAGELYRGVVLSAFQQVEDNLALLSYLGTALDQQRDAATAAKEAVDLSTSQYKQGTVSYLDVVQAQTAELDAQRGVLDVQTRQLSANVQLLHALGGGWSSDELAKVSAAPVLVAANAKQ; the protein is encoded by the coding sequence ATGGCTAAGTCTGGATTTGCCGCGGCTCTGCTGCCGTGCGTCGCCGTGCTATCGGCGTGCTCGCTCGCGCCGGACTACCACGTGCCCGCCATGCCGATCGCGGCGCAGTACAAGACGCTCGGGCCGTGGACCAATGCCAAACCCGCCGACCAGATCGATCGTAACGGCTGGTGGACGATGTATGGCGACCCGCAGCTCGACGATCTGGAAGCCCGCCTGCTCGCCAGCAATACGGATCTGCGCGCGGCCTACGATCACTACCGCGAAGCGCAGGCGTTCGTCGCGCAGGTTCAGTCGGAGCTATATCCGACCGTGACCGCGAGCGCGGTGCCGTTGCGGCAGCGCCAGTCCGACACGGCACCGTTGCGCGGCAACGGTCCGAGCAACTACAACTCGATCACGCTCGGCGCCACCGTCAAATACGACGTCGATCTGTGGGGCCGCGTGCGCGACTCGGTCGGAGCCGGCAAAGACGAAGCGCAGGCAACCAAAGCCGATCTGGCATCCGTGCGGCTCAGCCTGGAAGTCCAGCTCGCGGACAGCTACATCCGTCTGCGCGGGCTCGACCAGCAGACCGCGCTGCTGAACGACACCGTCGCGGCCTATACGAAGGCGCTGCGACTCACGCAGACGCTGCACGATAGCGGCATCGTGTCCGGCCTCGACGTGTCGCGTGCGCGCACGCAGTTGTCGTCGACGCAATCGCAGTTGTCGCAGAACCTCGCGCAACGGGCGTTGCTCGAACACGCGATCGCGGTGCTGGTAGGTGCGTCCGCGTCGACATTCAGTCTGCCGCAGCAGACCGCGAACCTGGCATTGCCGGCCATTCCCACCGGTGTGCCCTCCACGCTGTTGCAGCGTCGGCCCGACGTCGCCGCGGCCGAGCGCCGGGTCGCCGAGGCCAATGCCAAAATCGGCGTAGCACGCGCCGCCTACTTCCCGGACATCGTGCTCGGCGTGACGGGTGGCGTGGAAAGCGCGGCCTACGCGGGGCTGATTAGCGCGCCCAATACGTTCTGGGCGATCGGGCCGCAACTGGTGCAATACCTGTTCGACGGCGGCTATCGTCGCGCCACGCTCGATTCCGCGAAGGCGGCGACCGACGAAGCCGGCGAGCTTTATCGCGGCGTGGTGCTGTCCGCGTTCCAGCAGGTCGAAGACAATCTCGCGCTGCTGTCGTATCTGGGTACCGCGCTCGATCAGCAACGCGACGCGGCCACGGCGGCCAAAGAAGCTGTCGATCTGTCGACGAGCCAGTACAAGCAGGGCACCGTCAGCTATCTCGACGTGGTGCAGGCACAGACCGCCGAACTCGATGCACAGCGCGGCGTACTCGATGTCCAGACGCGCCAGTTGAGCGCGAATGTGCAACTGCTGCACGCATTAGGCGGTGGATGGTCGAGCGATGAGCTGGCTAAAGTAAGCGCGGCACCGGTGCTGGTTGCCGCCAACGCGAAGCAGTGA
- a CDS encoding DUF4136 domain-containing protein — translation MARIFHLCTALAAASLAGCTGLSADVHTGQTDHAAVALQGEQTYAIARTQPQQDSADFPQAEKLLRDELTQHGFVDTAGKPAHYLVSMAYSTRPASIGIGGSECAPADCARGSDGLGAMLFGREYQHALTLRFFENASGAERYKVSSVFVDRNADPVHAIPLLVKTALAKLPFDEPADWRVKFSVDKVSGATNVESMKPLQR, via the coding sequence ATGGCAAGAATCTTTCACCTCTGTACCGCGCTGGCCGCGGCGAGCCTCGCCGGTTGCACGGGCCTGAGCGCCGATGTGCACACCGGCCAGACCGACCATGCCGCCGTCGCGCTGCAAGGCGAGCAAACCTATGCGATCGCGCGCACGCAGCCGCAGCAGGACAGCGCCGATTTTCCGCAAGCCGAGAAGCTGCTGCGCGATGAGCTGACCCAACACGGTTTCGTCGATACGGCGGGCAAGCCCGCGCATTACCTGGTGTCGATGGCGTATAGCACGCGGCCGGCGTCGATCGGCATCGGCGGCAGCGAATGCGCGCCGGCCGATTGCGCGCGCGGCAGTGACGGGCTCGGTGCGATGCTGTTCGGGCGCGAGTATCAGCATGCGCTGACGCTGCGCTTCTTCGAAAACGCGAGCGGCGCGGAGCGCTACAAGGTCAGCTCGGTGTTCGTCGATCGCAACGCGGACCCGGTGCATGCGATCCCATTGCTGGTGAAGACTGCGCTGGCCAAATTACCGTTTGATGAACCGGCCGACTGGCGTGTGAAGTTCAGTGTCGACAAGGTGAGCGGCGCGACCAATGTCGAATCGATGAAGCCGCTGCAACGTTAG
- a CDS encoding cobyrinate a,c-diamide synthase: MSACPALFISAPASGQGKTTITAGLARYHRRLGRRVRVFKTGPDFLDPMILARASGAPVLSLDLWMVGETACRNLLAQAAAEADLILIEGVMGLFDGTPSSADLATVFGVPVLAVISAQAMAQTFGALAFGLAHFKPELPFHGVLANRAGSARHAQMLEQALPADLRWCGHIAASDEIALPDRHLGLHQADEIGDLEARLERAADTLATTSLAELPPTVEFGAPSPEVLPQLLQGKRIAMARDAAFSFIYPANVALLEALGAGVHEFSPLADEPLPDATDALYLPGGYPELHAATLANNSQSAASIRAHVAAGKPVVAECGGMLYLLDTLTDAHGASTPMLGLVPGHATMQRRFTSLGMQQIDGPHGPLTGHTFHYSKLDTPLTPLRSATRAHSDTPGEAVYRVGPIVATYMHAYWPSNPAFTAALFHGEAF, from the coding sequence ATGTCCGCGTGCCCCGCGCTATTTATTAGCGCCCCGGCGTCGGGTCAGGGCAAGACCACGATCACCGCGGGTCTCGCGCGCTATCACCGGCGGCTCGGCCGGCGTGTGCGCGTGTTCAAGACCGGTCCGGACTTTCTCGATCCGATGATCCTCGCGCGCGCGAGCGGCGCGCCGGTGCTGTCGCTCGACCTATGGATGGTCGGTGAGACCGCGTGTCGCAACCTGCTCGCGCAGGCGGCGGCCGAAGCGGATCTGATCCTGATCGAAGGCGTGATGGGTCTGTTCGACGGCACGCCGAGCAGCGCCGATCTCGCGACCGTTTTTGGCGTGCCGGTGCTCGCGGTGATTTCCGCGCAGGCGATGGCGCAGACCTTCGGCGCGCTCGCGTTCGGCCTCGCGCACTTCAAACCGGAGTTGCCGTTTCACGGCGTGCTCGCGAACCGCGCCGGTTCGGCACGCCATGCACAGATGCTCGAACAAGCGTTACCGGCCGATCTGCGCTGGTGCGGACACATCGCCGCGAGCGACGAAATCGCGTTGCCCGATCGTCACCTCGGCCTGCACCAGGCCGACGAAATCGGCGATCTCGAAGCGCGGCTCGAACGTGCCGCCGATACGCTCGCGACCACATCTCTTGCCGAATTGCCGCCCACGGTCGAATTCGGTGCACCGTCGCCCGAAGTTTTGCCGCAACTGCTGCAAGGCAAGCGCATTGCGATGGCCCGCGATGCCGCGTTCTCGTTCATCTATCCGGCCAACGTCGCATTGCTCGAAGCGCTCGGCGCCGGGGTGCACGAGTTCTCACCGCTCGCCGACGAGCCGTTGCCCGACGCGACGGACGCGCTCTATCTGCCGGGCGGCTACCCCGAACTGCATGCAGCGACACTCGCGAATAACTCACAAAGCGCCGCGTCGATCCGCGCGCACGTGGCGGCCGGCAAACCGGTCGTCGCCGAATGCGGCGGCATGCTGTATCTGCTCGACACGCTGACCGACGCGCACGGCGCGAGCACACCGATGCTCGGTCTGGTGCCCGGTCACGCGACGATGCAAAGGCGCTTCACGTCGCTCGGCATGCAACAGATCGACGGCCCGCATGGGCCGCTGACCGGCCATACGTTTCATTACTCGAAGCTCGACACGCCACTCACGCCGCTGCGCTCGGCCACGCGCGCACACAGTGACACACCCGGCGAAGCGGTTTATCGCGTGGGCCCGATTGTGGCAACCTATATGCACGCTTATTGGCCCTCCAACCCGGCTTTCACGGCCGCACTCTTCCATGGCGAAGCCTTTTGA
- a CDS encoding efflux RND transporter periplasmic adaptor subunit: MSSESTFPANPPSRRPLRTAGIVGLLIVLGIVATGITLRAMEARKLKAWTDAQSVQTVSLIQPMRDTQGPALQLPGRLEAYTRAPIFAQVSGYLKSWNVDIGARVKAGQVLAEIETPELDQQLVQARADLQSAQANALVAGTTAKRWEALRGSDSVAQQDVDQRTADYTAKAAIAAAAKANVDRLIATKAFARIVAPFNGVVTARDTDVGALVNAGAGGVGQELFEVSDVKQLRVYVQVPQNYAPAIHDGTNATLSVPAYPDQQFTARVIAAADSVNSSSGTTLVQLLVDNANGKLLPGGYASLKFNLPVSANAIRIPASALVFDSRGTVVATLGANGQVLFKQVKISRDFGDSVEIGAGLSPTDRVIDTPPDGLADGDHVEVATTTGAKAAAHG; encoded by the coding sequence ATGTCGTCTGAATCCACTTTCCCCGCTAATCCGCCCTCGCGCCGTCCGCTGCGCACCGCCGGCATCGTCGGCCTGCTGATCGTCCTCGGCATCGTCGCCACCGGGATCACGCTGCGCGCGATGGAAGCCCGCAAACTGAAAGCCTGGACCGACGCCCAGTCGGTGCAGACCGTCAGCCTGATCCAGCCGATGCGCGATACCCAAGGCCCGGCTCTGCAACTGCCGGGACGGCTCGAAGCCTATACGCGCGCGCCGATCTTCGCGCAGGTGAGCGGCTATCTGAAGTCGTGGAATGTCGATATCGGCGCGCGCGTCAAAGCAGGCCAGGTGCTCGCTGAAATCGAAACGCCCGAACTCGATCAGCAGCTGGTCCAGGCGCGCGCCGATCTGCAAAGCGCGCAGGCCAATGCGCTGGTGGCCGGCACCACGGCGAAGCGCTGGGAGGCGCTGCGCGGCAGCGATTCCGTCGCCCAGCAGGACGTCGATCAGCGCACCGCGGACTACACCGCGAAAGCCGCCATCGCCGCCGCGGCGAAGGCCAATGTCGACCGGCTGATCGCGACCAAGGCGTTCGCGCGGATCGTCGCGCCGTTCAACGGCGTGGTGACGGCCCGCGATACCGACGTCGGCGCGCTGGTCAATGCCGGCGCCGGCGGCGTCGGCCAGGAGCTGTTCGAAGTGTCCGACGTCAAGCAACTGCGCGTCTACGTGCAGGTCCCGCAGAATTACGCGCCGGCCATTCACGACGGCACCAACGCGACGCTGAGCGTGCCCGCGTACCCCGATCAGCAGTTCACCGCGCGCGTGATCGCGGCGGCCGATTCGGTCAATTCGAGTTCCGGCACGACGCTGGTCCAGTTGCTGGTCGACAACGCCAACGGCAAGCTGCTGCCCGGCGGCTATGCGAGTCTGAAATTCAACCTGCCGGTCTCCGCCAACGCGATCAGGATTCCGGCGAGCGCGCTGGTGTTCGACAGCCGCGGCACGGTGGTCGCCACGCTCGGCGCGAACGGTCAGGTGCTGTTCAAGCAGGTGAAGATCAGCCGCGACTTCGGCGACTCGGTGGAGATTGGCGCGGGACTGTCGCCGACCGATCGCGTGATCGACACGCCGCCCGACGGGCTCGCGGACGGCGACCACGTCGAAGTCGCCACGACAACTGGCGCGAAGGCGGCGGCCCATGGCTAA
- the bluB gene encoding 5,6-dimethylbenzimidazole synthase, protein MAKPFDDSERDAVYRAIYERRDMRHFVSDPVDPAVLRRLLDAAHHAPSVGYMQPWRIVRITEAALRTVLHEIVERERLATADALGKRRDEFMKLKVEGMLECAELLVIALMDGRERHVFGRRTLPEMDLASVACAIQNMWLAARAEGLGLGWVSLFDVDAVRQLLHMPEGARPVAILCLGHVDQFYSEPMLETERWASRLPLADCVFENHWPRDDG, encoded by the coding sequence ATGGCGAAGCCTTTTGACGACTCCGAGCGCGACGCGGTCTATCGCGCGATCTACGAACGGCGCGACATGCGGCATTTCGTGTCCGATCCGGTCGATCCCGCGGTGCTGCGGCGTCTGCTCGACGCGGCGCACCATGCACCGAGCGTCGGCTATATGCAGCCGTGGCGCATCGTACGCATCACCGAGGCGGCGCTGCGCACGGTCTTACACGAGATCGTCGAACGCGAACGGCTCGCCACCGCCGATGCGCTCGGCAAGCGCCGCGACGAGTTCATGAAGCTGAAAGTGGAAGGCATGCTCGAATGCGCGGAGCTGCTGGTGATCGCGCTGATGGACGGCCGCGAACGGCATGTATTCGGACGCCGCACGCTGCCGGAGATGGATCTGGCGTCGGTCGCGTGCGCGATCCAGAACATGTGGCTCGCCGCGCGCGCGGAAGGTCTCGGGCTCGGCTGGGTCTCGCTGTTCGACGTCGACGCGGTGCGCCAGTTACTGCATATGCCGGAAGGCGCGCGGCCGGTCGCGATTCTGTGCCTCGGCCACGTCGACCAGTTCTATAGCGAGCCGATGCTTGAAACCGAGCGCTGGGCGAGCCGTCTGCCGCTCGCCGATTGCGTGTTCGAAAACCACTGGCCACGGGACGACGGCTAA
- a CDS encoding efflux RND transporter permease subunit — protein MLGLVRIALRRPYTFVVLAIFILIIGPLSAVRTPTDIFPDIKIPVISVVWQYTGLPPDQMVGRITSPFERSLTTTVNDVEHIEAESVAGFGIIKIFFQPGVNISNANAQVTAVSQTQLKQLPPGTTPPLILNYNASTVPIIQLALSGKGLSEQNLGDLGLNAVRPVLTTVAGASIPYPFGGKSRQVQIDVDPAAMQARGLSAQDVANALAGQNLITPVGTEKIGDYEYTLQLNDAPSQIKALGDLPIKAANGTTVYIRDIANVRDGSAPQTNIVHVDGKRSVLMSVLKNGSVSTLGIISGVKDRIAAAKASWPDNLEIKPIGDQSLFVRAAITGVAREGVIAAVLTSLMILLFLGSWRSTIIIATSIPLAILGSIATLSALGETLNIMTLGGLALAVGILVDDATVTIENINWHLEHGKQVEDAILDGAAQIVTPAFVSLLCICIVFVPMFFLDGVARFLFVPMAEAVIFAMISSFILSRTLVPTMAKFLLKAHAPSEPGHAHDSKSPGPLGRFQRGFEARFEKVRAGYRDLLELALTRRRVFVTGFLGFVLLSFALVPFLGRDFFPAVDAGQILMHVRAPVGVRVEKTAQIFANVEGAIREIIPPADLGTVVDNMGLPVSGINTAYNNTGTVGSQDGDIQIALNEGHRPTAEYVREMREQLPRKFPGVTFSFPPADIISQILNFGSPAPIDLQVRGNNLTANYAYADRLLRQVRDVPGVVDARIAQSHANPTFNVDVDRTRAQLLGITERDVTNSLVVNLAGSSQVAPTFWLNNANGVSYPIVMQTPQYSLDSLSALQNLPITASGSHTPQILGGLATTQRVSSNEVVSQYNIQPMVEIFATTQGRDLGAVASDIQRIVHDNAHALPKGSTVALLGQVQTMNSAFSGMLFGLLGAVVLIYLLIVVNFQSWADPFVIVSALPAALAGIVWMLFATQTTLSVPALTGAIMCMGVATANSILVVSFCRERLAVHGDPFKAALEAGFTRFRPVLMTALSMIIGMAPMALALGEGGEQNAPLGRAVIGGLMFATTASLFLVPAIFCIVHARPGRAATPASVSGGPAHVV, from the coding sequence ATGCTTGGCCTAGTCCGTATAGCCCTCCGGCGACCCTACACCTTCGTCGTTCTGGCGATCTTCATCCTCATCATCGGTCCGCTGTCCGCGGTCAGAACGCCGACCGACATCTTTCCCGACATCAAGATTCCAGTCATCAGCGTGGTGTGGCAGTACACGGGACTGCCGCCGGACCAGATGGTCGGCCGCATCACGTCGCCGTTCGAACGCTCGCTGACCACGACCGTCAATGACGTCGAACATATCGAGGCCGAGTCGGTGGCCGGCTTCGGGATCATCAAGATCTTCTTCCAGCCGGGCGTCAACATCAGTAACGCCAACGCGCAGGTGACCGCGGTCTCGCAAACCCAGTTGAAGCAGTTGCCGCCGGGAACGACGCCGCCGCTGATCCTGAACTACAACGCGTCGACGGTGCCGATCATCCAGCTGGCGTTGTCCGGCAAGGGGCTCTCCGAGCAGAACCTCGGCGACCTCGGGTTGAACGCGGTGCGGCCAGTTCTGACGACGGTTGCCGGCGCATCCATCCCCTATCCGTTCGGCGGCAAGTCGCGCCAGGTGCAGATCGACGTCGACCCGGCGGCCATGCAGGCGCGCGGTCTGTCCGCGCAGGACGTCGCCAACGCGCTGGCGGGCCAGAACCTGATCACGCCGGTCGGCACGGAAAAGATCGGCGACTACGAGTACACGCTGCAACTGAACGATGCGCCGTCGCAGATCAAGGCGCTCGGCGATCTGCCGATCAAGGCGGCCAACGGCACGACCGTCTATATCCGCGACATCGCCAACGTCCGCGACGGCAGCGCGCCTCAAACCAATATCGTGCACGTCGACGGTAAGCGCTCGGTGCTGATGTCGGTGCTGAAGAACGGCTCGGTATCGACGCTCGGCATCATTTCCGGCGTCAAGGATCGTATCGCCGCCGCGAAAGCCTCATGGCCCGACAATCTCGAGATCAAGCCGATCGGCGACCAGTCGCTGTTCGTGCGCGCCGCGATTACCGGCGTGGCCCGCGAAGGCGTGATCGCGGCCGTGCTGACCAGCCTGATGATCCTGCTGTTCCTCGGTAGCTGGCGCTCGACCATCATCATCGCCACGTCGATCCCGTTGGCGATTCTCGGCTCGATCGCGACACTGTCCGCGCTCGGCGAGACGCTGAACATCATGACGCTGGGCGGCCTCGCGCTCGCGGTGGGGATTCTGGTGGACGACGCGACGGTCACGATCGAAAACATCAACTGGCACCTGGAGCACGGCAAGCAGGTGGAGGACGCGATTCTCGACGGCGCCGCGCAGATCGTCACACCGGCGTTCGTGTCGCTGCTGTGTATCTGTATCGTGTTCGTGCCGATGTTCTTCCTCGACGGTGTCGCACGCTTCCTGTTCGTACCGATGGCCGAAGCGGTGATCTTCGCGATGATCTCGTCGTTCATCCTGTCGAGAACCCTCGTGCCGACGATGGCCAAGTTCCTGCTGAAAGCACATGCACCGAGCGAACCCGGACACGCGCACGACAGTAAATCCCCAGGACCGCTCGGACGCTTTCAACGCGGTTTCGAAGCGCGTTTCGAAAAAGTCCGCGCCGGGTATCGCGATCTGCTCGAACTGGCGCTGACGCGCCGGCGCGTGTTCGTCACCGGCTTTCTCGGTTTCGTCCTGCTGTCGTTCGCACTGGTGCCGTTCCTCGGCCGCGACTTCTTTCCGGCGGTCGACGCCGGCCAGATCCTGATGCATGTGCGCGCACCGGTCGGGGTTCGCGTCGAGAAGACCGCGCAGATCTTCGCAAACGTGGAAGGCGCGATTCGCGAGATCATTCCGCCAGCCGACCTCGGCACCGTGGTGGACAACATGGGCTTGCCGGTGAGCGGCATCAACACCGCGTACAACAATACCGGCACGGTCGGTTCACAGGACGGCGACATCCAGATCGCGCTGAACGAAGGCCATCGCCCGACCGCCGAGTACGTGCGCGAGATGCGCGAACAGTTGCCGCGCAAGTTTCCGGGCGTGACGTTCTCGTTCCCGCCGGCCGACATCATCAGTCAGATCCTGAACTTCGGCTCGCCCGCGCCGATCGACCTGCAGGTCCGCGGCAACAACCTGACGGCCAATTACGCATACGCGGATCGTCTGCTGCGCCAGGTGCGCGACGTGCCCGGCGTGGTCGACGCGCGAATCGCGCAGTCGCACGCCAACCCGACTTTCAACGTCGACGTCGACCGCACGCGCGCGCAATTGCTGGGCATCACCGAGCGCGATGTGACGAACAGTCTGGTGGTCAATCTGGCGGGTTCGAGCCAGGTCGCGCCGACGTTCTGGCTGAACAATGCCAATGGCGTGTCCTATCCGATCGTGATGCAAACGCCGCAGTACTCGCTCGATTCGCTGTCGGCGCTGCAGAACCTGCCGATTACCGCGAGCGGCAGCCACACCCCGCAAATCCTCGGCGGGCTGGCAACAACACAGCGCGTAAGCAGCAATGAGGTGGTCAGCCAGTACAACATCCAGCCGATGGTCGAGATCTTCGCGACCACGCAAGGCCGCGACCTGGGCGCGGTGGCATCCGACATCCAGCGCATCGTGCACGACAACGCCCATGCGTTGCCGAAGGGCTCGACCGTGGCGCTGCTGGGCCAGGTTCAGACGATGAACAGCGCGTTTTCCGGCATGCTGTTCGGCCTGCTCGGCGCGGTCGTGCTGATCTATCTGCTGATCGTGGTCAACTTCCAGTCGTGGGCCGATCCGTTCGTGATCGTCAGCGCATTGCCCGCCGCGTTGGCCGGCATCGTGTGGATGCTGTTCGCGACCCAGACGACCCTGTCGGTGCCGGCGCTGACCGGCGCGATCATGTGCATGGGGGTGGCGACGGCCAACTCGATTCTGGTGGTCAGCTTCTGCCGCGAGCGTCTCGCGGTTCACGGCGATCCGTTCAAGGCGGCGCTCGAAGCGGGCTTCACGCGCTTCCGTCCGGTTCTGATGACGGCGCTGTCGATGATCATCGGCATGGCGCCGATGGCGCTTGCTCTCGGCGAAGGCGGCGAGCAGAACGCGCCGCTTGGCCGCGCCGTGATCGGCGGCCTGATGTTCGCCACCACGGCCTCGCTGTTCCTCGTCCCCGCTATTTTCTGCATCGTCCACGCGCGCCCCGGGCGCGCGGCTACCCCGGCATCCGTCTCGGGAGGTCCCGCTCATGTCGTCTGA
- a CDS encoding CHASE2 domain-containing protein translates to MLNTSTRLSLDPRARLGRRAGRRFLIEWMGVGCLGIVVILLSSFGRFSAGIDQLVYDRFLNQREQPLLSDIVVVEIDNASIAQIGRWPWPRSVHARLLEQIAVAKPAAVVFDVLFTEPSADDAQLAHAIALSPTYLPVLLTPPDDTGRRVAVQPVAPLAQAAAGLGHINFEVDSDGIARSVARFQSDGGARWPQLMVGVADAVEHGKLHLRNGLPARHSNVPARGDDEPDEDRGADHSEDRFLIPFGRDAEDYTRFSYADVLAGKVPADQLRGRIVVIGVTASGLYDRFATPVSGELGPLPGVYIHANVLDTLLTGREIQPLARWVMFVSSLAPLAALLAGFLVLSPRRSLLLTGALVLLAAAGSAALLYVGRLWMSPVPAILGLVIVYPIWNWRRLEMTMAYLRGELQRLADEPHLLPEAPQRRREFGGDVLEQHMALMAQAAQRVQDMKRFVWDSLDSVPEPILVSDLRGVVLIANHAAKAHFARLRAPMPEGQPMQTVLGGLTLVKTIDSDAASDPERNLFARAHWPALLDPTRDEFAALIAQGVEVRDANERDHLLRYATCTNAQGETTGWIAGLVDVSALHAAEAQREDALRLLSHDMRSPQASILALVEIERARTEPVLARSLLERIERYAQRALTLADDFVQLARAESQVYVLEPLSLTELVIDATDEVWPQAHAKRIALHTETGDDADEGHWICADRSLVTRALVNILNNAVKYSPPDTRIVCSFASQPAASRSVARVSCTIRDQGYGIPKEQQAGLFERFRRFHEAERPEVGGAGLGMAFVKTVVTRHGGDVDVVSAPGEGTAFTIWLPALDDAQSEEPVAPRF, encoded by the coding sequence TTGCTCAACACTTCTACGCGACTGAGCCTCGATCCGCGCGCGCGTCTCGGACGGCGTGCCGGCCGGCGCTTTCTGATCGAGTGGATGGGCGTGGGCTGCCTCGGCATCGTGGTGATCCTGCTGAGTTCGTTCGGGCGCTTTAGCGCCGGCATCGATCAACTCGTGTACGACCGCTTCCTGAACCAGCGCGAGCAGCCTTTGCTGTCCGATATCGTCGTGGTCGAGATCGACAACGCGAGCATCGCGCAGATCGGCCGCTGGCCGTGGCCGCGCAGCGTGCATGCGCGGCTGCTCGAACAGATCGCGGTGGCCAAGCCCGCGGCGGTCGTGTTCGACGTGCTGTTCACCGAGCCGAGCGCGGACGACGCGCAACTCGCCCATGCGATCGCACTGAGCCCGACCTATCTGCCCGTGCTGCTGACGCCGCCCGACGACACCGGGCGGCGCGTCGCGGTCCAGCCGGTCGCGCCGCTCGCGCAAGCCGCGGCCGGACTCGGCCATATCAACTTCGAAGTGGATAGCGACGGCATCGCGCGCAGCGTCGCGCGTTTCCAGAGCGATGGAGGCGCACGCTGGCCGCAGTTGATGGTGGGCGTCGCCGACGCGGTCGAACACGGCAAGCTGCATCTGCGCAACGGGTTGCCGGCGCGGCATTCGAACGTGCCCGCGCGCGGTGACGACGAACCTGACGAAGACCGCGGCGCAGACCACAGCGAAGACCGCTTCCTGATCCCGTTCGGCCGTGACGCCGAAGACTACACAAGATTCAGCTACGCCGACGTGCTCGCGGGCAAGGTGCCGGCCGATCAGTTGCGCGGACGCATCGTCGTGATCGGCGTGACCGCGTCGGGCCTCTACGACCGCTTCGCGACGCCGGTGTCGGGTGAGCTGGGGCCGCTGCCCGGCGTCTATATCCACGCGAACGTGCTCGACACGCTGTTGACCGGCCGCGAGATTCAACCGCTCGCGCGCTGGGTCATGTTCGTGTCGTCGCTCGCGCCGCTCGCCGCGCTGCTGGCCGGCTTCCTCGTGTTGTCGCCGCGTCGCTCGCTGCTACTGACCGGCGCGCTGGTACTGCTCGCGGCGGCCGGCAGCGCGGCGCTGCTATACGTCGGGCGGCTGTGGATGTCGCCGGTGCCGGCGATTCTCGGCCTCGTGATCGTGTATCCGATCTGGAACTGGCGCCGCCTCGAAATGACGATGGCGTATTTGCGCGGCGAGCTGCAGCGCCTAGCCGACGAACCGCATCTGTTGCCGGAAGCGCCGCAGCGCCGCCGCGAGTTCGGCGGCGACGTGCTGGAGCAGCATATGGCGCTGATGGCCCAGGCCGCGCAGCGCGTGCAGGACATGAAGCGCTTCGTGTGGGACAGCCTCGACAGCGTGCCGGAGCCGATTCTCGTCAGCGATCTGCGCGGTGTCGTGCTGATCGCGAACCATGCGGCCAAGGCGCACTTCGCGCGGCTGCGCGCGCCGATGCCCGAGGGCCAGCCGATGCAGACCGTGCTCGGCGGTCTGACGCTCGTGAAGACGATCGATAGCGACGCCGCGTCCGATCCCGAACGCAACCTGTTCGCGCGCGCGCATTGGCCGGCGCTGCTCGATCCGACGCGCGACGAGTTTGCCGCCTTGATCGCGCAGGGCGTCGAAGTGCGCGATGCCAACGAGCGCGATCATCTGCTGCGCTACGCGACCTGTACCAACGCGCAAGGCGAAACGACCGGCTGGATCGCGGGCCTCGTCGACGTGTCCGCATTGCATGCGGCCGAGGCGCAGCGCGAGGACGCGCTGCGGCTGCTGTCGCACGACATGCGTTCGCCGCAGGCGTCGATTCTGGCGCTGGTCGAGATCGAACGCGCACGCACCGAGCCGGTGCTCGCGCGCAGCCTGCTCGAACGCATCGAGCGCTACGCGCAACGCGCGCTGACGCTCGCCGACGATTTCGTGCAGCTCGCGCGCGCCGAATCGCAGGTGTACGTGCTCGAACCGCTGAGTCTGACCGAGCTGGTGATCGACGCAACCGACGAGGTCTGGCCGCAGGCCCACGCGAAGCGCATCGCGCTGCACACGGAGACCGGCGACGACGCCGACGAAGGCCACTGGATTTGCGCCGACCGCTCGCTGGTCACGCGCGCACTGGTCAACATCCTGAACAACGCGGTCAAGTACAGCCCGCCGGATACACGTATCGTGTGCAGCTTCGCGAGCCAGCCCGCCGCGTCGCGCTCGGTGGCGCGCGTGTCGTGCACGATCCGCGATCAGGGCTACGGCATTCCGAAGGAGCAGCAGGCGGGGCTGTTCGAGCGCTTCAGGCGCTTTCACGAGGCCGAGCGGCCGGAAGTCGGCGGCGCGGGCCTCGGCATGGCATTCGTGAAAACGGTGGTGACGCGGCACGGCGGCGATGTCGATGTCGTCAGCGCGCCGGGCGAGGGCACTGCATTTACGATCTGGCTGCCCGCGCTTGATGATGCGCAGTCGGAGGAGCCGGTCGCGCCGCGCTTCTGA